A window of Ignicoccus hospitalis KIN4/I contains these coding sequences:
- a CDS encoding phosphoribosylaminoimidazolesuccinocarboxamide synthase: MKLIYEGKTKKVYDMDDKVLLKFKDVFTAFDGKKVEEVKGKGKVNAEFTELLMKYLEQHGVKTHFLSRNEDEIVAIKTKPLPLEFIVRNYAYGSLLKRLPILEKGQRLLTPVFEVHYKSDELHDPLLAEDDPVAAGIVSKDVMKTIRETTLKVNELLTELFEKAGFKLIDFKVEYGITEDGRVVLIDELSPDSFRAHKGGEAYDKDLFRQGASGEEVLKKYVELLEALREALGVE; this comes from the coding sequence TTGAAGCTGATCTACGAGGGAAAGACAAAGAAAGTGTACGATATGGATGATAAGGTGCTGCTCAAATTCAAGGACGTTTTCACCGCATTCGACGGCAAGAAGGTAGAAGAGGTAAAAGGTAAGGGAAAGGTAAACGCAGAGTTCACCGAGCTGTTGATGAAGTACTTAGAACAGCACGGCGTTAAGACTCACTTCTTGAGCAGGAACGAAGACGAGATAGTTGCTATAAAAACCAAGCCTCTTCCGTTAGAGTTCATCGTAAGGAACTACGCCTACGGTAGCTTGCTGAAGAGGCTCCCGATCCTAGAGAAGGGACAGAGGTTGCTCACGCCGGTATTCGAGGTCCATTACAAGAGCGACGAGCTCCACGACCCCTTGCTCGCAGAGGACGACCCCGTAGCGGCCGGGATAGTTTCCAAGGACGTAATGAAGACTATCAGGGAAACCACATTGAAGGTTAACGAGCTCCTCACAGAGCTCTTCGAGAAGGCTGGGTTCAAGTTGATAGACTTCAAGGTGGAGTACGGAATAACGGAGGACGGAAGGGTCGTATTAATAGACGAGTTGAGTCCCGACTCCTTTAGGGCCCACAAGGGCGGCGAGGCTTACGACAAGGACTTGTTCCGCCAAGGCGCCAGCGGCGAAGAAGTGTTGAAGAAGTACGTAGAGCTGTTAGAGGCTCTGAGGGAGGCGTTGGGCGTTGAATGA
- a CDS encoding DUF2795 domain-containing protein: MPARGISWAAEVLRRLKGVDFPVTKEQLKERLKGMYWRGIPIEELLDKIEKDTFETPAEVLHYLAEAARKVEEEKGLVTHRGISWAALVLKKLKGVDFPVTKEQLKERLKGVTWRGIPIEVILDHIEKDTFETPAELLHEIAVTAKKLEEMGYAREEVELPQA, translated from the coding sequence ATGCCGGCCAGAGGGATAAGCTGGGCGGCGGAAGTCTTGAGGAGGCTGAAGGGCGTAGACTTCCCCGTAACCAAGGAGCAGTTGAAGGAGAGGCTCAAGGGGATGTACTGGAGGGGTATACCGATCGAGGAGCTGCTGGACAAGATAGAGAAGGACACCTTCGAGACCCCCGCAGAGGTCCTCCACTACTTGGCGGAGGCGGCTAGGAAGGTAGAGGAAGAGAAGGGCTTGGTAACCCACAGGGGCATAAGCTGGGCCGCTCTGGTGCTCAAGAAGCTCAAGGGCGTAGACTTCCCCGTAACCAAGGAGCAGTTGAAGGAGAGGCTCAAGGGAGTCACTTGGAGGGGCATACCCATCGAGGTGATATTGGACCACATAGAGAAGGACACCTTCGAGACCCCCGCGGAGCTGTTGCACGAGATAGCGGTTACAGCCAAGAAGCTGGAAGAGATGGGCTACGCGAGGGAGGAGGTGGAGCTCCCTCAAGCCTAA
- the purQ gene encoding phosphoribosylformylglycinamidine synthase subunit PurQ yields the protein MAVLKFPGTNGDEDVKHVVNLYGMRGEVVWYKEFKQSEWDAVVLAGGFSYADRLRAGAIASVTSAMDQVVEAAEEGKPVLGICNGFQMLMERGLMGNGALLHNLNNRFVCKWVKVMVVDNKTPWTLDYEPGEVVDMPVAHAEGRYFSESEPNNVVFKYVENPNGSMWDVAGLHSPELKNVVGLMPHPERAAEEVLAPPGRGPGGSKVWTSLRRALKHGW from the coding sequence GTGGCCGTGCTTAAGTTCCCGGGGACCAACGGGGACGAGGACGTCAAGCACGTGGTCAACTTGTACGGGATGAGGGGGGAGGTCGTGTGGTACAAGGAGTTCAAGCAGAGCGAGTGGGACGCGGTGGTCTTGGCGGGCGGCTTCAGTTACGCTGACAGGCTGCGGGCCGGGGCGATAGCTTCCGTGACCTCGGCCATGGATCAGGTGGTGGAAGCGGCCGAGGAGGGCAAGCCGGTTTTGGGGATCTGCAACGGGTTCCAAATGCTTATGGAAAGGGGACTGATGGGAAACGGAGCGCTCCTGCACAACCTAAACAACAGGTTCGTGTGCAAGTGGGTAAAAGTTATGGTTGTGGATAACAAGACCCCTTGGACCTTGGACTACGAGCCCGGAGAAGTAGTGGATATGCCCGTGGCGCACGCTGAGGGGAGGTACTTCTCGGAGAGCGAGCCCAACAACGTGGTCTTTAAGTACGTCGAGAATCCGAACGGGAGCATGTGGGACGTGGCGGGCCTTCACTCCCCCGAGCTCAAGAACGTGGTGGGCTTAATGCCTCACCCGGAGAGGGCGGCTGAGGAGGTGTTGGCGCCCCCCGGTAGGGGGCCGGGAGGGAGCAAGGTATGGACCAGCTTGAGGAGGGCGCTCAAGCACGGTTGGTAG
- a CDS encoding helix-turn-helix domain-containing protein produces the protein MSAYVRTREDGTVEIDLSHVPLRPTSKKEIMELETALIIGTIYRPDVIQLILDPVERATWVDSLAVAAAALARYKAGYTIPQIAEELGRSESTIRNHLKGKTKAGKLVLETYEMLARGELKLVIPIKGVIIPEERIKELEERIKELEKENAELREKVSQLSSAEEVEKLKARLEELQKELEEKEKLISKLRELLCPTNRA, from the coding sequence ATGAGCGCCTACGTTAGGACTAGGGAGGACGGGACCGTAGAGATAGACCTAAGCCACGTGCCCTTGAGGCCGACCAGCAAGAAGGAGATAATGGAGTTGGAGACCGCCTTGATAATAGGTACTATCTACAGGCCCGATGTGATTCAACTGATACTCGACCCCGTAGAAAGGGCCACGTGGGTGGACAGCTTGGCCGTCGCCGCGGCCGCCTTGGCTAGGTACAAGGCGGGTTACACCATACCACAGATAGCGGAAGAGCTGGGGAGGAGCGAAAGTACCATAAGGAACCACCTAAAGGGTAAGACCAAGGCTGGGAAGCTCGTCCTCGAGACTTACGAGATGCTGGCGAGAGGGGAGCTCAAGCTAGTGATACCGATCAAAGGCGTGATAATTCCAGAAGAAAGGATCAAGGAGCTAGAAGAGAGAATAAAGGAACTCGAAAAGGAGAACGCGGAGCTGAGGGAAAAGGTGAGCCAGCTGAGCTCCGCGGAGGAAGTGGAGAAGCTGAAGGCCCGCTTGGAGGAGCTCCAAAAGGAGCTGGAGGAGAAGGAGAAACTGATATCGAAGCTGAGGGAGTTGTTGTGTCCTACCAACCGTGCTTGA
- a CDS encoding Nre family DNA repair protein, translated as MKRVPPEVCARCKGYRRLCGARRCPILERVRSFYSAGWDSRRPEGPTPPSPLVGEAGYPKVPVSLGISPYGDPTVRDSPELWARGGFDLEAVAKLRMEMIFPFKKFDARRPEELLKGDLLWGAVSERPVDAEAKALGRPLPPSLDGILAPVGASVRAEEIKVIDNPKVDPLLERRSSEGLKAEEAVKELFRKGRSIYLIQKAFSVGMFGVKKRLVPTRWAITAVDVAVAKAIKEDMKGLPWVGGPKVGVYSHYGNVYKVLLVPGPPIVEMVEVWEPRSLWTPKEVTIYNYEGPTARSKALDPDDGGFHALKVGVLKALKERGVSATALVIRRVTPDYYLPLGAWQVREGSYMATLKALDSGDMSLKEALERLQDEKVVMFKSLRQRSLSEYTLPAARRPRT; from the coding sequence TTGAAGAGGGTACCTCCCGAGGTCTGCGCCCGTTGTAAGGGCTACCGGAGGCTCTGCGGGGCGAGGAGGTGCCCCATCCTAGAAAGGGTGCGCAGCTTCTACTCCGCCGGCTGGGACAGCAGGAGGCCCGAGGGTCCTACCCCTCCTTCCCCCCTCGTGGGGGAGGCGGGCTACCCCAAAGTCCCGGTCTCCTTGGGGATTTCCCCTTATGGAGACCCTACGGTGAGGGACTCGCCGGAGCTCTGGGCGCGAGGGGGCTTCGACCTAGAGGCGGTCGCTAAGCTACGCATGGAAATGATCTTCCCATTTAAGAAATTTGACGCGAGGAGGCCGGAGGAATTGCTCAAGGGGGACTTGCTCTGGGGGGCAGTATCGGAGAGGCCCGTGGACGCCGAGGCCAAGGCCCTCGGTAGGCCGCTCCCGCCGTCCTTGGACGGCATCTTAGCCCCCGTGGGGGCCTCTGTGAGAGCAGAGGAGATAAAGGTAATTGACAACCCCAAGGTAGACCCTCTGCTGGAGAGGAGGAGCTCTGAGGGGTTGAAGGCCGAAGAGGCGGTGAAGGAGCTTTTCAGAAAGGGGAGGAGCATATACTTGATTCAGAAGGCGTTCAGCGTGGGCATGTTCGGGGTGAAGAAGAGGCTCGTCCCTACGCGTTGGGCCATCACGGCGGTTGATGTAGCAGTAGCTAAGGCGATAAAGGAGGACATGAAGGGTCTCCCGTGGGTGGGGGGCCCGAAGGTAGGCGTCTACTCGCACTACGGCAACGTCTACAAGGTCTTGCTCGTTCCCGGACCTCCAATAGTCGAGATGGTAGAAGTTTGGGAGCCTAGGAGCTTGTGGACGCCGAAGGAGGTTACGATATACAACTACGAGGGGCCCACCGCGAGGTCCAAGGCGCTGGACCCTGACGACGGGGGCTTCCACGCGCTCAAGGTCGGAGTACTCAAAGCCTTGAAGGAGAGGGGGGTGAGCGCCACAGCGTTGGTCATAAGGAGGGTAACTCCGGACTACTACCTCCCCTTAGGGGCGTGGCAAGTGCGCGAGGGGAGCTACATGGCTACCTTGAAGGCGTTGGACTCGGGCGACATGAGCTTGAAGGAGGCCCTAGAACGCTTACAAGACGAGAAGGTCGTCATGTTTAAGAGCTTGAGGCAGAGGAGCTTGAGCGAGTACACTCTTCCGGCAGCTCGCCGGCCCAGAACTTAG
- a CDS encoding phosphoribosylformylglycinamidine synthase subunit PurS, with protein MNEYLVEVIIRNKRVARDPEGETIKNELVSRSSLADSIKEVRSGKWLLFTVLAEDEREALQKVEKLCKEMRIFNPVVHEMEVRPYQGGRA; from the coding sequence TTGAATGAATACTTAGTCGAGGTCATAATTCGGAACAAGAGGGTCGCTAGGGACCCGGAGGGCGAGACCATAAAAAACGAACTGGTTAGTAGGAGTTCCCTCGCGGACTCGATAAAAGAGGTCAGGTCGGGGAAGTGGCTCTTGTTTACTGTGCTGGCCGAAGACGAGAGGGAGGCCTTGCAAAAGGTGGAGAAGCTCTGTAAAGAGATGAGGATCTTCAACCCCGTGGTCCACGAGATGGAGGTGAGGCCCTATCAAGGTGGCCGTGCTTAA
- a CDS encoding 50S ribosomal protein L40e, producing MPVTDPELVAIVQKRVLKKYVCRKCGALNPWGATKCRRCKSTNLRPKHYELGGKR from the coding sequence GTGCCCGTAACTGACCCCGAATTGGTAGCGATCGTGCAAAAGAGGGTGCTCAAGAAGTACGTGTGTAGGAAGTGCGGCGCCCTTAACCCGTGGGGAGCGACGAAGTGTAGGAGGTGCAAGAGCACCAACCTCAGGCCGAAGCACTACGAGCTCGGAGGCAAGAGGTAA
- a CDS encoding nucleotidyltransferase, producing the protein MTFTLDDLIYVMKKLQEAGLDAVIIGGTSVELEARNKKFSGDLDLFPTNHYALVEEDFFRTIADEEGWEYGHTGLGTPKMVAKGPKNEVEIEFYDNIMDFYVPDEILNEAKTVEIKGVKIKKVSPEDYVVLKSRSEDPEAISIIRGVKALADSGKITLNVRKIKERLELFPETDVPLMKKRLKEAGIDV; encoded by the coding sequence TTGACGTTCACCCTAGATGATCTAATATACGTAATGAAGAAGTTACAGGAGGCCGGGCTGGACGCGGTAATAATAGGCGGGACCTCCGTCGAGTTGGAAGCCAGAAACAAGAAGTTCAGCGGCGACTTGGACCTCTTCCCCACAAACCACTACGCGCTCGTGGAGGAGGACTTCTTCCGAACCATCGCGGACGAGGAGGGCTGGGAGTACGGCCACACGGGGTTGGGCACCCCCAAGATGGTCGCCAAGGGGCCCAAGAACGAGGTCGAAATAGAGTTCTACGACAACATCATGGACTTCTACGTACCGGATGAGATATTGAACGAGGCTAAGACCGTGGAAATCAAAGGCGTGAAGATAAAGAAGGTCTCGCCGGAGGACTACGTGGTCTTAAAGTCTAGGAGCGAGGACCCGGAGGCCATAAGCATTATAAGGGGGGTCAAGGCGTTGGCCGACAGCGGCAAGATAACCTTAAACGTGAGGAAGATAAAGGAAAGGTTGGAATTGTTCCCCGAGACGGATGTGCCGTTAATGAAGAAGAGGTTAAAGGAGGCCGGGATAGATGTCTGA
- a CDS encoding haloacid dehalogenase — protein sequence MSEKSFQPLTKEYAERLAKLLDEYDEMKDELHDLSRQIIKDSKLCIYAIRRGELERAERLVKEMNELREKLKGLLKANLRLATINIALTAEQEYVEALSIYLFEKERRFPTLEEADTTVQEYVAGIMDAAGELLRMAVDKMLKGDLEYPKEVKDAIENIYVFMLYVNPRDYELRRKIDYVSNILNKLQEFIFYKEVMGSVRTETGAEK from the coding sequence ATGTCTGAGAAGAGCTTCCAACCCCTAACTAAAGAGTACGCCGAGAGGCTGGCGAAGCTGCTCGACGAGTACGACGAGATGAAGGACGAGCTCCACGACCTCTCCAGACAGATCATAAAGGACAGCAAGCTCTGCATTTACGCCATAAGGAGGGGCGAGCTGGAGAGGGCCGAACGTCTGGTAAAAGAAATGAACGAGTTGAGGGAGAAGCTCAAAGGGCTGCTTAAGGCCAACTTGAGGTTAGCGACCATAAACATAGCCTTAACGGCCGAGCAAGAGTACGTAGAGGCCCTCAGCATATACTTGTTTGAAAAGGAGAGGAGGTTCCCGACGCTGGAGGAGGCGGACACCACGGTCCAAGAGTACGTGGCCGGGATAATGGATGCCGCCGGCGAGCTCTTGAGGATGGCCGTTGATAAGATGCTCAAGGGCGACCTCGAGTACCCGAAGGAGGTCAAAGATGCCATAGAGAACATCTACGTGTTCATGCTATATGTAAACCCCAGGGATTACGAATTGAGGAGGAAGATAGACTACGTAAGCAACATACTGAACAAACTTCAAGAATTCATATTTTATAAAGAAGTGATGGGCTCCGTGAGGACAGAAACCGGTGCTGAGAAGTGA
- a CDS encoding AsnC family transcriptional regulator produces the protein MSELDKRLLYELQYNFPLTPTPFEEVARALGISQERVLERTKELMDNKIIKRIGFTVNYKSMGKVAALVGVKVRGRKDVEALKAILMNNPEVTHNYLRDDPDYQVWFTIKAKNMEVLKEEVKNILEPLGLNDYVVLPSKKVCKVSVRYDPIRGIAWSPYSPQKDEVPKPEDLGLPEEFPKDVSRLKPVERPYAEVAKKYGMSEEEVVEKVKLLLREGVLRNPGASVDGDKIGFKYNSMIVMKVDDDVEVCRRIAEEVPEASHVVARVVDERWPYPVYFVLHATKKELVEDVASRVIEKFDPYDYRKLYSLENLKPGVAR, from the coding sequence TTGAGCGAGTTGGATAAGAGGCTGCTGTACGAGTTACAGTACAACTTCCCCTTGACGCCCACCCCCTTCGAGGAGGTGGCCCGAGCCCTCGGGATATCTCAAGAGCGCGTGTTGGAGAGAACTAAGGAATTGATGGATAATAAGATAATAAAGAGGATAGGGTTCACGGTTAACTATAAATCAATGGGTAAGGTAGCGGCCTTGGTTGGGGTGAAGGTGAGGGGGAGGAAGGACGTAGAGGCGTTGAAGGCCATATTGATGAATAACCCGGAGGTGACCCACAACTACCTAAGGGACGACCCAGACTACCAAGTATGGTTCACAATAAAGGCCAAGAATATGGAAGTCTTAAAGGAAGAGGTCAAGAACATCTTGGAGCCTTTGGGTTTGAACGACTATGTCGTTCTGCCCAGCAAGAAGGTATGCAAGGTGAGCGTTAGGTACGACCCGATAAGGGGCATCGCTTGGAGCCCCTACTCCCCCCAGAAGGACGAGGTTCCCAAGCCCGAGGACTTGGGGCTGCCCGAGGAGTTCCCGAAGGACGTCTCTAGGCTGAAGCCCGTGGAGAGGCCTTACGCGGAGGTGGCGAAGAAGTACGGGATGTCTGAAGAGGAGGTGGTCGAGAAAGTTAAGCTGTTGTTGAGGGAGGGGGTGCTGAGGAACCCGGGGGCCAGTGTAGACGGCGACAAGATAGGCTTCAAGTACAATTCAATGATAGTTATGAAAGTTGACGACGACGTGGAGGTCTGTAGGAGAATAGCGGAAGAGGTCCCGGAGGCCTCCCACGTAGTGGCTAGGGTAGTGGACGAGAGGTGGCCCTACCCAGTCTACTTCGTGTTACACGCCACTAAGAAAGAGCTGGTGGAGGATGTGGCTTCGAGAGTAATCGAGAAGTTCGACCCATATGACTATAGAAAGTTATACAGTTTGGAGAACTTGAAGCCGGGAGTGGCTCGCTAA
- a CDS encoding creatininase family protein: MCIKLADVSASEVKKLAKAVLVPVGSLEDHGPLPLGLDTKIAEAVACKCEEAVVAPSINYSFSPEHPFSVTVPLPTLSAFLLEVTSQLYNLFSVPVIFVVAHKGAAPVMEAVTMEAYKRGVRTALLDVWGVIESLGYDDFQKLCRAEASLALALGYSVVVRKSKRYKSPPMKKGVLIPWHSGEYGCSPESVSEARKEEGLRIIEEVAEALRGLVRGLEDLSGGGR; encoded by the coding sequence TTGTGCATAAAACTTGCCGACGTTTCTGCCTCCGAGGTCAAGAAGTTAGCTAAGGCCGTCTTGGTGCCCGTCGGCAGCTTGGAGGACCACGGCCCGCTGCCCTTGGGCTTGGACACCAAGATAGCTGAGGCGGTGGCGTGTAAGTGTGAGGAGGCGGTCGTGGCGCCGTCCATAAACTACTCCTTCAGCCCCGAGCACCCGTTCTCCGTGACCGTGCCCCTCCCCACGCTCTCCGCGTTCTTACTGGAAGTAACGTCGCAGCTGTACAACTTGTTCTCCGTTCCGGTGATCTTCGTGGTCGCCCACAAGGGGGCGGCGCCGGTGATGGAGGCGGTGACGATGGAGGCTTACAAGAGGGGAGTTAGGACTGCCCTGTTGGACGTCTGGGGAGTAATAGAATCTTTGGGGTACGACGACTTCCAGAAGCTCTGTAGGGCGGAGGCCTCCCTAGCGTTGGCCTTAGGATACAGCGTGGTCGTGCGTAAGTCGAAGAGGTACAAGAGCCCCCCTATGAAGAAGGGGGTCTTAATACCTTGGCACTCGGGGGAGTACGGCTGCTCCCCTGAGTCGGTCTCAGAGGCGCGGAAGGAGGAAGGGCTCCGGATAATCGAGGAGGTCGCCGAGGCGCTGAGGGGGCTGGTGAGGGGCCTTGAGGATCTTAGTGGTGGGGGAAGGTGA
- a CDS encoding serine/threonine protein kinase, with the protein MVLKVRPKEAPLCFPKGECELGEVLEERGVEWVYNFGPRDLMGFKVLGAGFRGVVFLAEWKGRKVALKVRRTDVNVDMTREAELQRYAWPIAPKVFDYDRDFIIMEYVPLPSIENVLDALDVEELREVVLKVLSAGRELDKKGIDHGELTRPWKHVLVGDEVKIIDYGSASKARRPSNVTSLVSGLLLKPSPPASLISEKLGINKTLLLEAVRKYKRRMDEESFQNLVSLIL; encoded by the coding sequence TTGGTCTTGAAGGTTCGTCCCAAAGAGGCGCCCCTCTGCTTTCCCAAGGGGGAGTGTGAGCTGGGAGAGGTCTTAGAGGAGAGGGGCGTCGAGTGGGTTTACAACTTCGGGCCCAGGGACCTCATGGGGTTCAAGGTTCTGGGCGCCGGCTTCAGGGGGGTGGTGTTCCTAGCCGAGTGGAAGGGGAGGAAGGTAGCCTTGAAAGTGAGGAGGACCGACGTGAACGTTGACATGACTAGGGAGGCGGAGCTCCAGAGGTACGCGTGGCCCATAGCGCCGAAGGTGTTCGACTACGACAGAGACTTCATAATAATGGAGTACGTGCCCCTCCCCAGCATAGAAAATGTCCTCGACGCCTTGGACGTCGAAGAGCTAAGGGAAGTTGTCCTCAAGGTGCTGAGCGCCGGCAGAGAGCTCGACAAGAAGGGAATAGACCACGGGGAGCTGACGAGGCCTTGGAAGCACGTGTTAGTTGGGGACGAGGTCAAGATAATTGACTACGGCAGCGCCTCTAAGGCCCGGCGCCCCTCGAACGTGACGTCATTGGTGTCCGGACTGTTGTTGAAGCCTTCCCCGCCAGCCTCGCTCATTTCGGAGAAGCTCGGAATAAACAAAACCTTACTGTTGGAAGCCGTGAGGAAGTACAAGAGGAGGATGGACGAGGAAAGCTTCCAGAACTTGGTAAGCCTCATCCTGTAG